The proteins below come from a single Anguilla rostrata isolate EN2019 chromosome 3, ASM1855537v3, whole genome shotgun sequence genomic window:
- the aox5 gene encoding aldehyde oxidase 5 isoform X2: MSSPIKCSELIFFVNGKKITEKNADPEEMLLNYLRKKVRLSGTKYGCGSGGCGACTVMVSRYDPIQHTVLHFTVNACLLPICSLHGAAVVTVEGIGSTKTKLHPVQERIAKAHGSQCGFCTPGMVMSMYTLLRNKPQPTLEEIREALGGNLCRCTGYRPIVDGFKTFCAASQCCQNGQVGNEGCVENGSTHQDEETDISDKLFRMDDVLSLDPSQDLIFPPELMLMAQKHDGGRLCFQSSRTTWISPRDLSDLLELKAAYPDAPLLVGNTTLGPNVMLKGAYHPVVISPGQVSELRAVKRGKNGLIVGAACTISTVKEELEKAVQELDQGKSKVYQALLQTLRCLAGKQIRNMATIGGNILSANPKYDLNCILAAADCSLLVISKDGTREIPLNEEFFTGFGKTSLRPDEVLFSVHIPYSRPWEFISAFRQAQRREFAFSIVNAGMKVVFAEDTDLVQSLNIYYGGVGPTLVRAGHTCEELAGRSWDEELFREACRLLGDEVTLSPSAHGGKVEFRKTLTLSFLYKFYLQVLQELQQKGVSISDLPQEYLSALKPFKNEVPQGHQSYQLVSEDQSSEDPVGRPEVHQASFMQATGEAKYYDDTPTFQEELFLVMVTSTRAHAKIISVDESEALSMPGVVAYLSAHDVPGQNQRLWFDTVEELFADEEVICVGQVIGAIVAETREQAKRAAKSVRVTYEDLSPVFFTIEEAIQHQSFFNPKRKLERGNVDEAFEKVDRILEGEIYMGGQEHFYMETQGVIAVPRGEDGEMDLYAASQHAALTQEVVAHALGVDSNKITCHVKRLGGGFGGKVVKSGSLAAITATAAHKTGRVVRCVLDRGDDMLITSGRHPFLGKYKVGFMNDGTILAADMSFYCNGGCTLDQSPFVMEKALLHMDNGYRIPNLRGRGFVCMTYLPSYTAFRGFGGPQGLTIIESVLHEVANKCGLSPEKVRDINMYRDEVCYTHHKQLFSPHDMIRCWEECLEKSAYHNRRLAIAQFNAKNRWKKRGICAVPIKFGIGFSKGFYNQGAALVNIFKDGSVLLSHGGTEMGQGLNTKAIQIASRVLKVPMSTIHIKETCTGNVPNAPPSAASYGTDAVGMAVKDACEKLMKRLEPIMREYPKYTWPQWILEAYCQRISLSATGFFMGPYTNVDWEKSEGTAFYYFTFGACCSEVEIDCLTGDHKNIRSDIMMDVGRSLNPALDIGQIEGAFVQGIGLYTIEELQFSPEGVLLTRGPSQYKIPMMSDVPPELNVHLLANTQKPDTIYSAKALGEPPLSFGITVFFAIKEAIAAARRDSGLSGAFTLNSPATAERIRMACVDQFTQMVPSPEPGTFKQWTIDV, from the exons ATCACTGAGAAAAATGCAGACCCTGAGGAAATGCTACTCAACTACCTCAGGAAGAAAG TGCGCCTCAGTGGTACCAAGTACGGCTGTGGAAGTGGCGGTTGTGGAGCCTGCACTGTTATGGTGTCCCGGTATGACCCGATCCAGCACACGGTTCT GCACTTCACTGTAAATGCCTGCCTCCTGCCAATCTGCTCCCTGCACGGGGCAGCTGTAGTGACGGTGGAGGGGATCGGCAGCACCAAGACCAAGCTGCATCCTGTACAG gagCGCATCGCCAAGGCTCACGGGTCTCAGTGTGGGTTCTGCACCCCAGGGATGGTGATGTCCATGTACACCCTGCTGAGGAACAAGCCTCAGCCCACCCTGGAGGAAATCCGGGAGGCACTGGGTG GGAACCTTTGCCGATGCACTGGTTACCGGCCCATCGTTGATGGATTCAAGACATTCTGTGCT GCCTCACAGTGTTGCCAGAATGGGCAGGTAGGAAACGAGGGCTGTGTGGAGAATGGTTCCACACATCAGGATGAAGAAACTGAC ATATCAGACAAGTTATTCAGAATGGACGATGTCTTGTCCCTTGACCCCTCCCAAGACCTCATCTTCCCCCCAGAGTTGATG CTTATGGCACAGAAGCATGATGGCGGTCGCCTGTGTTTCCAAAGCAGTAGGACCACCTGGATCTCACCCAGGGACCTTTCTGACCTATTGGAGCTCAAAGCAGCGTACCCAGATGCACCCCTGTTGGTGGGAAACACAACTTTGG GGCCTAACGTGATGCTGAAGGGTGCCTATCACCCAGTTGTCATCTCACCTGGACAAGTTTCAGAGCTGCGTGCAGTAAAGAGGGGAAAGAACG GGTTGATCGTGGGTGCGGCGTGCACCATTTCCACTGTGAAGGAGGAACTAGAGAAGGCAGTGCAGGAACTGGATCAAGGGAAGAGCAAAGTATACCAGGCCCTCCTGCAGACCCTTCGCTGTCTGGCTGGGAAGCAGATTCGCAATATGGCC ACAATTGGAGGCAACATCCTGAGTGCCAACCCCAAGTATGATCTCAACTGCATCCTAGCTGCAGCGGACTGTAGTCTGCTGGTCATTTCCAAAG ATGGGACAAGAGAAATCCCTCTGAATGAGGAATTCTTTACAGGCTTTGGGAAGACATCTCTCAGACCAGATGAAGTCCTTTTTTCCGTACACATCCCATACTCCAGACCA TGGGAGTTCATTTCTGCCTTCCGTCAGGCACAGCGGCGAGAGTTTGCCTTCTCCATCGTCAACGCAGGGATGAAGGTGGTCTTTGCTGAAGACACAGACTTGGTGCAGTCTCTGAACATCTATTACGGGGGTGTGGGCCCCACACTGGTCAGAGCTGGACACACGTGTGAGGAGCTCGCCGGCCG GTCCTGGGATGAGGAGCTGTTCAGGGAGGCATGCCGGTTGCTAGGAGATGAGGTGACGCTGTCACCCTCTGCCCACGGCGGGAAGGTTGAGTTCCGCAAGACCCTGACCCTCAGTTTCCTCTACAAGTTCTACCTCCAGGTGCTGCAGGAATTACAACAGAAG GGTGTCAGCATCAGCGATCTGCCCCAGGAGTACCTGAGTGCCCTCAAGCCTTTCAAGAATGAGGTGCCACAGGGACACCAGTCCTACCAG CTGGTCTCAGAGGACCAGTCCTCTGAAGACCCAGTGGGTCGTCCTGAAGTGCATCAGGCTTCCTTCATGCAGGCAACAGGGGAGGCCAAATACTACGACGACACGCCCACTTTCCAGGAGGAACTCTTTTTGGTTATGGTGACCAGCACCCGAGCGCATGCTAAGATCAT ATCTGTGGATGAATCAGAGGCTCTGAGCATGCCAGGCGTTGTTGCCTATCTGTCGGCCCATGACGTCCCGGGTCAGAATCAGAGACTTTGGTTCGACACCGTCGAGGAGCTCTTCGCTGATGAGGAG GTGATCTGCGTGGGGCAGGTAATTGGTGCAATTGTAGCCGAAACACGAGAGCAGGCCAAAAGGGCAGCGAAGAGTGTCAGAGTGACCTACGAGGACCTGTCTCCTGTCTTCTTCACAATTGAG GAGGCCATCCAGCATCAGTCTTTTTTCAATCCCAAGAGGAAACTGGAGAGGGGCAACGTTGATGAGGCCTTCGAAAAAGTGGATAGAATTCTGGAGG GTGAGATCTACATGGGAGGGCAGGAGCACTTTTACATGGAGACACAAGGGGTGATCGCCGTGCCCCGCGGAGAGGACGGGGAAATGGACTTGTATGCGGCCAGTCAGCATGCAGCGCTCACTCAG GAAGTGGTGGCCCACGCGCTTGGTGTTGATTCTAATAAGATCACCTGTCACGTGAAGAGACTAGGTGGTGGCTTCGGAGGAAAAGTCGTGAAAAGTGGCTCTCTGGCTGCAATAACTGCCACTGCTGCCCACAA GACAGGTAGGGTGGTGCGCTGTGTTCTGGACCGAGGGGACGACATGCTGATTACCAGCGGTCGACACCCTTTCCTGGGGAAGTACAAG GTGGGATTTATGAATGACGGAACAATATTGGCAGCAGACATGAGTTTCTACTGCAATGGAGGCTGCACTTTGGATCAGTCGCCATTT GTAATGGAGAAAGCCCTGCTTCACATGGACAACGGCTACAGGATCCCCAACCTACGAGGGCGGGGTTTTGTCTGCATGACATACCTGCCCTCCTATACGGCCTTCCGGGGCTTTGGGGGGCCCCAGGGGCTCACCATAATTGAGAGTGTGCTGCACGAGGTGGCAAATAAGTGCGGCCTCTCCCCTGAAAAGGtgag AGACATCAACATGTACAGGGATGAGGTATGCTACACCCATCACAAACAGCTCTTCTCCCCTCACGACATGATTCGCTGTTGGGAGGAGTGCCTGGAGAAGTCCGCGTACCACAACCGTCGCCTGGCCATCGCCCAATTCAATGCCAAAAACCGCTGGAAAAAGAGGGGCATCTGTGCTGTGCCCATAAAGTTTGGCATTGGATTCTCCAAAGGGTTCTATAACCAG GGTGCAGCATTGGTCAACATCTTTAAAGACGGATCTGTGTTGCTGTCCCATGGTGGAACTGAGATGGGTCAGGGCCTTAACACCAAGGCCATCCAG ATTGCTAGCCGAGTCTTGAAGGTGCCCATGTCCACAATCCACATAAAGGAGACCTGCACAGGCAACGTCCCCAATGCCCCCCCGTCTGCCGCGTCCTATGGCACAGACGCTGTGGGCATGGCAGTAAAG GACGCCTGTGAAAAACTGATGAAACGCCTGGAGCCGATCATGCGAGAGTATCCCAAATACACCTGGCCGCAGTGG ATTCTTGAGGCCTACTGTCAACGAATAAGCCTATCAGCCACTGGCTTCTTCAT GGGCCCTTACACCAACGTGGACTGGGAGAAAAGCGAGGGGACGGCGTTCTACTACTTCACCTTTGGAGCGTGTTGCTCAGAAGTGGAAATTGACTGTCTGACAGGAGACCACAAA aacaTAAGGTCTGACATCATGATGGACGTTGGGAGAAGTCTCAATCCCGCTCTCGACATAGGACAG atTGAGGGGGCATTTGTACAAGGCATTGGCCTCTACACCATCGAGGAGCTGCAGTTCTCACCCGAGGGTGTCCTTTTGACCCGAGGACCGTCCCAGTACAAGATCCCCATGATGAGCGACGTCCCACCTGAGCTCAATGTCCACCTGCTGGCCAACACCCAAAAGCCAGACACCATCTACTCCGCCAAGGCAC TCGGGGAGCCGCCCTTGTCCTTCGGCATCACCGTCTTCTTTGCCATAAAGGAGGCGATCGCCGCGGCCCGCAGAGACAGCGGGCTGAGCGGCGCCTTCACACTGAACTCCCCGGCCACTGCAGAGAGGATACGCATGGCCTGCGTGGACCAGTTCACCCAGATG GTTCCATCTCCAGAGCCTGGAACATTCAAACAGTGGACCATTGATGTGTGA
- the aox5 gene encoding aldehyde oxidase 5 isoform X1 produces MSSPIKCSELIFFVNGKKITEKNADPEEMLLNYLRKKVRLSGTKYGCGSGGCGACTVMVSRYDPIQHTVLHFTVNACLLPICSLHGAAVVTVEGIGSTKTKLHPVQERIAKAHGSQCGFCTPGMVMSMYTLLRNKPQPTLEEIREALGGNLCRCTGYRPIVDGFKTFCAASQCCQNGQVGNEGCVENGSTHQDEETDISDKLFRMDDVLSLDPSQDLIFPPELMLMAQKHDGGRLCFQSSRTTWISPRDLSDLLELKAAYPDAPLLVGNTTLGPNVMLKGAYHPVVISPGQVSELRAVKRGKNGLIVGAACTISTVKEELEKAVQELDQGKSKVYQALLQTLRCLAGKQIRNMATIGGNILSANPKYDLNCILAAADCSLLVISKDGTREIPLNEEFFTGFGKTSLRPDEVLFSVHIPYSRPWEFISAFRQAQRREFAFSIVNAGMKVVFAEDTDLVQSLNIYYGGVGPTLVRAGHTCEELAGRSWDEELFREACRLLGDEVTLSPSAHGGKVEFRKTLTLSFLYKFYLQVLQELQQKGVSISDLPQEYLSALKPFKNEVPQGHQSYQLVSEDQSSEDPVGRPEVHQASFMQATGEAKYYDDTPTFQEELFLVMVTSTRAHAKIISVDESEALSMPGVVAYLSAHDVPGQNQRLWFDTVEELFADEEVICVGQVIGAIVAETREQAKRAAKSVRVTYEDLSPVFFTIEEAIQHQSFFNPKRKLERGNVDEAFEKVDRILEGEIYMGGQEHFYMETQGVIAVPRGEDGEMDLYAASQHAALTQEVVAHALGVDSNKITCHVKRLGGGFGGKVVKSGSLAAITATAAHKTGRVVRCVLDRGDDMLITSGRHPFLGKYKVGFMNDGTILAADMSFYCNGGCTLDQSPFVMEKALLHMDNGYRIPNLRGRGFVCMTYLPSYTAFRGFGGPQGLTIIESVLHEVANKCGLSPEKVRDINMYRDEVCYTHHKQLFSPHDMIRCWEECLEKSAYHNRRLAIAQFNAKNRWKKRGICAVPIKFGIGFSKGFYNQGAALVNIFKDGSVLLSHGGTEMGQGLNTKAIQIASRVLKVPMSTIHIKETCTGNVPNAPPSAASYGTDAVGMAVKDACEKLMKRLEPIMREYPKYTWPQWILEAYCQRISLSATGFFMGPYTNVDWEKSEGTAFYYFTFGACCSEVEIDCLTGDHKNIRSDIMMDVGRSLNPALDIGQIEGAFVQGIGLYTIEELQFSPEGVLLTRGPSQYKIPMMSDVPPELNVHLLANTQKPDTIYSAKGVGEPPLSFGITVFFAIKEAIAAARRDSGLSGAFTLNSPATAERIRMACVDQFTQMVPSPEPGTFKQWTIDV; encoded by the exons ATCACTGAGAAAAATGCAGACCCTGAGGAAATGCTACTCAACTACCTCAGGAAGAAAG TGCGCCTCAGTGGTACCAAGTACGGCTGTGGAAGTGGCGGTTGTGGAGCCTGCACTGTTATGGTGTCCCGGTATGACCCGATCCAGCACACGGTTCT GCACTTCACTGTAAATGCCTGCCTCCTGCCAATCTGCTCCCTGCACGGGGCAGCTGTAGTGACGGTGGAGGGGATCGGCAGCACCAAGACCAAGCTGCATCCTGTACAG gagCGCATCGCCAAGGCTCACGGGTCTCAGTGTGGGTTCTGCACCCCAGGGATGGTGATGTCCATGTACACCCTGCTGAGGAACAAGCCTCAGCCCACCCTGGAGGAAATCCGGGAGGCACTGGGTG GGAACCTTTGCCGATGCACTGGTTACCGGCCCATCGTTGATGGATTCAAGACATTCTGTGCT GCCTCACAGTGTTGCCAGAATGGGCAGGTAGGAAACGAGGGCTGTGTGGAGAATGGTTCCACACATCAGGATGAAGAAACTGAC ATATCAGACAAGTTATTCAGAATGGACGATGTCTTGTCCCTTGACCCCTCCCAAGACCTCATCTTCCCCCCAGAGTTGATG CTTATGGCACAGAAGCATGATGGCGGTCGCCTGTGTTTCCAAAGCAGTAGGACCACCTGGATCTCACCCAGGGACCTTTCTGACCTATTGGAGCTCAAAGCAGCGTACCCAGATGCACCCCTGTTGGTGGGAAACACAACTTTGG GGCCTAACGTGATGCTGAAGGGTGCCTATCACCCAGTTGTCATCTCACCTGGACAAGTTTCAGAGCTGCGTGCAGTAAAGAGGGGAAAGAACG GGTTGATCGTGGGTGCGGCGTGCACCATTTCCACTGTGAAGGAGGAACTAGAGAAGGCAGTGCAGGAACTGGATCAAGGGAAGAGCAAAGTATACCAGGCCCTCCTGCAGACCCTTCGCTGTCTGGCTGGGAAGCAGATTCGCAATATGGCC ACAATTGGAGGCAACATCCTGAGTGCCAACCCCAAGTATGATCTCAACTGCATCCTAGCTGCAGCGGACTGTAGTCTGCTGGTCATTTCCAAAG ATGGGACAAGAGAAATCCCTCTGAATGAGGAATTCTTTACAGGCTTTGGGAAGACATCTCTCAGACCAGATGAAGTCCTTTTTTCCGTACACATCCCATACTCCAGACCA TGGGAGTTCATTTCTGCCTTCCGTCAGGCACAGCGGCGAGAGTTTGCCTTCTCCATCGTCAACGCAGGGATGAAGGTGGTCTTTGCTGAAGACACAGACTTGGTGCAGTCTCTGAACATCTATTACGGGGGTGTGGGCCCCACACTGGTCAGAGCTGGACACACGTGTGAGGAGCTCGCCGGCCG GTCCTGGGATGAGGAGCTGTTCAGGGAGGCATGCCGGTTGCTAGGAGATGAGGTGACGCTGTCACCCTCTGCCCACGGCGGGAAGGTTGAGTTCCGCAAGACCCTGACCCTCAGTTTCCTCTACAAGTTCTACCTCCAGGTGCTGCAGGAATTACAACAGAAG GGTGTCAGCATCAGCGATCTGCCCCAGGAGTACCTGAGTGCCCTCAAGCCTTTCAAGAATGAGGTGCCACAGGGACACCAGTCCTACCAG CTGGTCTCAGAGGACCAGTCCTCTGAAGACCCAGTGGGTCGTCCTGAAGTGCATCAGGCTTCCTTCATGCAGGCAACAGGGGAGGCCAAATACTACGACGACACGCCCACTTTCCAGGAGGAACTCTTTTTGGTTATGGTGACCAGCACCCGAGCGCATGCTAAGATCAT ATCTGTGGATGAATCAGAGGCTCTGAGCATGCCAGGCGTTGTTGCCTATCTGTCGGCCCATGACGTCCCGGGTCAGAATCAGAGACTTTGGTTCGACACCGTCGAGGAGCTCTTCGCTGATGAGGAG GTGATCTGCGTGGGGCAGGTAATTGGTGCAATTGTAGCCGAAACACGAGAGCAGGCCAAAAGGGCAGCGAAGAGTGTCAGAGTGACCTACGAGGACCTGTCTCCTGTCTTCTTCACAATTGAG GAGGCCATCCAGCATCAGTCTTTTTTCAATCCCAAGAGGAAACTGGAGAGGGGCAACGTTGATGAGGCCTTCGAAAAAGTGGATAGAATTCTGGAGG GTGAGATCTACATGGGAGGGCAGGAGCACTTTTACATGGAGACACAAGGGGTGATCGCCGTGCCCCGCGGAGAGGACGGGGAAATGGACTTGTATGCGGCCAGTCAGCATGCAGCGCTCACTCAG GAAGTGGTGGCCCACGCGCTTGGTGTTGATTCTAATAAGATCACCTGTCACGTGAAGAGACTAGGTGGTGGCTTCGGAGGAAAAGTCGTGAAAAGTGGCTCTCTGGCTGCAATAACTGCCACTGCTGCCCACAA GACAGGTAGGGTGGTGCGCTGTGTTCTGGACCGAGGGGACGACATGCTGATTACCAGCGGTCGACACCCTTTCCTGGGGAAGTACAAG GTGGGATTTATGAATGACGGAACAATATTGGCAGCAGACATGAGTTTCTACTGCAATGGAGGCTGCACTTTGGATCAGTCGCCATTT GTAATGGAGAAAGCCCTGCTTCACATGGACAACGGCTACAGGATCCCCAACCTACGAGGGCGGGGTTTTGTCTGCATGACATACCTGCCCTCCTATACGGCCTTCCGGGGCTTTGGGGGGCCCCAGGGGCTCACCATAATTGAGAGTGTGCTGCACGAGGTGGCAAATAAGTGCGGCCTCTCCCCTGAAAAGGtgag AGACATCAACATGTACAGGGATGAGGTATGCTACACCCATCACAAACAGCTCTTCTCCCCTCACGACATGATTCGCTGTTGGGAGGAGTGCCTGGAGAAGTCCGCGTACCACAACCGTCGCCTGGCCATCGCCCAATTCAATGCCAAAAACCGCTGGAAAAAGAGGGGCATCTGTGCTGTGCCCATAAAGTTTGGCATTGGATTCTCCAAAGGGTTCTATAACCAG GGTGCAGCATTGGTCAACATCTTTAAAGACGGATCTGTGTTGCTGTCCCATGGTGGAACTGAGATGGGTCAGGGCCTTAACACCAAGGCCATCCAG ATTGCTAGCCGAGTCTTGAAGGTGCCCATGTCCACAATCCACATAAAGGAGACCTGCACAGGCAACGTCCCCAATGCCCCCCCGTCTGCCGCGTCCTATGGCACAGACGCTGTGGGCATGGCAGTAAAG GACGCCTGTGAAAAACTGATGAAACGCCTGGAGCCGATCATGCGAGAGTATCCCAAATACACCTGGCCGCAGTGG ATTCTTGAGGCCTACTGTCAACGAATAAGCCTATCAGCCACTGGCTTCTTCAT GGGCCCTTACACCAACGTGGACTGGGAGAAAAGCGAGGGGACGGCGTTCTACTACTTCACCTTTGGAGCGTGTTGCTCAGAAGTGGAAATTGACTGTCTGACAGGAGACCACAAA aacaTAAGGTCTGACATCATGATGGACGTTGGGAGAAGTCTCAATCCCGCTCTCGACATAGGACAG atTGAGGGGGCATTTGTACAAGGCATTGGCCTCTACACCATCGAGGAGCTGCAGTTCTCACCCGAGGGTGTCCTTTTGACCCGAGGACCGTCCCAGTACAAGATCCCCATGATGAGCGACGTCCCACCTGAGCTCAATGTCCACCTGCTGGCCAACACCCAAAAGCCAGACACCATCTACTCCGCCAAG GGAGTCGGGGAGCCGCCCTTGTCCTTCGGCATCACCGTCTTCTTTGCCATAAAGGAGGCGATCGCCGCGGCCCGCAGAGACAGCGGGCTGAGCGGCGCCTTCACACTGAACTCCCCGGCCACTGCAGAGAGGATACGCATGGCCTGCGTGGACCAGTTCACCCAGATG GTTCCATCTCCAGAGCCTGGAACATTCAAACAGTGGACCATTGATGTGTGA